The Corynebacterium coyleae genome segment GCCTGCCTCATCGTCGATGTTGACGAGGGCCGCCTGAAGCGTCGCCAGGGCAAGCGCTACCTCGACGAGGTCACCACCGACCTCGAGGAAGCAATCAAGCTGGTCACCGACGCGAAGAACGAGAAGCGCGCCCTGTCCGTGGGCCTCGTCGGCAACGCGTCCGAGGTCTTCCCGGAGATGCTGCGCCGCCACCGCGCTGGCGAGTTCACCGTGGACATCGTCACCGACCAGACCTCCGCACACGACCCGCTGTCCTACCTGCCAAGCGAGATCCCGTTCGCCGACTGGCACACCGAGGCAGACGCCGACCCGACCACCTTTACCAAGAAGGCCCGCGAGGCCATGGCCGCACAGGTCCAGGCAATGGTCGAGTTCCAGGACGAGGGCGCCGAGGTGTTCGACTACGGCAACTCCATCCGCGACGAGGCCCGCAAGGCCGGCTACTCCCGCGCGTTTGAGTTCCCGGGCTTCGTCCCGGCCTACATCCGCCCGCTGTTCTGCGAGGGCCTTGGCCCGTTCCGCTGGGTTGCACTTTCCGGCGACCCGGAGGACATCAAGGTCACCGACCAGGCCATCAAGGAGGCTTTCCCGGACAACGAGCACCTGCACCGCTGGCTCGATGCGGCCGAGGAGTACGTGGAGTTCGAGGGCCTGCCGGCACGTATTTGCTGGCTGGGCTACGGCGAGCGTGCCAAGGCCGGCGTGATCTTCAACAACCTGGTCAAGGAAGGCAAGGTCAAGGCACCGATCGTCATCGGCCGTGACCACCTGGACTCCGGCTCCGTGGCCTCCCCGTACCGCGAGACCGAGTCCATGCTCGACGGCACCGACGCTGTGGCTGACTGGCCGCTGCTCAACGCCATGACCGCTGTGTCCGGCGGCGCGACCTGGGTATCCATCCACCACGGTGGTGGCGTGGGCATGGGTCGTTCCATCCACACCGGCCAGGTCACGGTGGCTGACGGCACCGAGCTCGCCGAGGCGAAGCTCAAGGCTGTGCTCACCAACGATCCGGGTATGGGCGTCATCCGCCACGTGGATGCCGGTTACTCCCGCGCCAACGAGGTCGCGCAGGAGCGCGGCGTGCGCATCCCGATGAAGTTCCAGGCACGCGACTAATCACGCGCCGTAGAGCGCTGACGTTTCCCTCACGGGCGCGTCAGCGCTTTTCGTTACCCTGGGCCCCACGAAGCCCTCCGAAGAAAGGCACCCATGAGCACCTTTATTACTGGCATTTCCGAGCTCCGCACGGTCTCCGAGCTGGGCACCATTAAGAACGCAGCATTGCTTATCGACGACGGCGTGATCGCCTGGGTCGGCCCCGCCGACGAAGCCCCCGCGGAAGCAGCAAACGCCGCCGAAACCGTCGATGTTGGCGGGCGCGCAGTCCTGCCCGGCTGGGTAGATTCCCACTCCCACATGGTTTTCGACGGCAACCGCGCCGAAGAGTTCGAGGCCCGCATGGCCGGCGAGTCCTACGCCGCCGGCGGCATCGCCGTGACCATGGAGGCAACCCGCTCCGCAGGCGAGGAGCGCCTGGATAAGTTGGTGGCGGAGCGCGTCGCCGCAGGCCATGCGGGCGGCACCACCACCTTTGAGACCAAAACCGGCTACGGCCTGAACGTCGAGTCCGAGGCAGAGGCCGCACGCGTGGCCGCCCGCCACGTGGACGAGGTGACGTTCCTCGGCGCACACCTGGTCCCGCCGGGGGCGGACGCTGACGAATACATCGACGAGGTCGTCGGCCCGATGCTGGATGCGGTGAAGGACCACGTGCAGTGGATCGACGTGTTCTGCGAGCGCGGAGCGTTTAACGAGGAGCAGTCCCGCCGCGTCCTCGAGGCCGGCAAAAAGGTTGGCCTGGGTGTGCGCGTGCACGGCAACCAGCTTGGGCAGGGCCCGGGCGTGAAGCTTGCGGTGGAGATGGGCGCGGCCAGCGTGGACCACGTCAACTACCTCTCTGATGAGGACTTCGAGCTGCTGGCCGGTTCGGACACCGTAGCCACGCTGCTGCCTGCCTGCGATCTGTCCACCCGCGAGGATCTTGCACCGGGGCGCAAACTTATCGACGCCGGCGCCACCGTCGCCATCGCATCCAACCTCAACCCCGGTACGTCGTTTACGTCCTCGATGAACTTCTGCGTGACCACCGCGGTGCTGCAGCAGTACCTCACGCTCGACGAGGCGATCGAGGCTGCCACCACCGGCGGTGCGAAGGCGCTGCGCCGTCACAACGTCGGCGACGGCAAGGACCCGCAGGGCCGCCCGGCCAAGGGCACGCTGGTGCCCGGCGCGGCCGCCGACCTGCACATCCTGGATGCAGAAAACGCCATCAACCTGGCCTACCGCCCAGGCATGCCGATTACGTGGAAGACCTGGGTGGCAGGCCAGAAGGTCTACGGCTAAACGCTGCCTTCTGCGCGCGAGGCGAACAACGCCTCGCGCCGCGCTGCCTGCTCGACCGGATCAGGCACGGGCAGCGAACCGACGAGGCGCTGCGTGTAGGCCTGCTGCGGGTTCGCCATAACGTCCTTGCCATAGCCGCATTCGACCAGGTCACCGTGGTAGAGCACGCCGACGGTGTGGGAGACCATGTCCACCACGGCCAGGTCGTGGCTGATGAACAGGGCCGCGAACCCGAGGTCGCGCTGCAGCGATTGGAACAGGTCCAGCACCACCGCTTGGACGGAGACGTCCAGGGCGGAGGTGGGCTCGTCGGCAATGAGCAGCTCCGGGTCGAGCACAAGGCCGCGGGCGAGCGAGACGCGCTGGCGCTGACCACCCGACAACTCGTGCGGGTAGCGCGACGCGAACGAACTCGGCAGTTCAACCGCCTCGAGCAGTTCCGCCGCGCGCTGCTTGCGTTCCTTCGCGGATACATCGGAGTTGACCACGAGTGGCTCGGTGATGCACTCCTCCACCGTGAAATACGGGTTGAAGGAGGTCGCTGGGTCCTGGAACACGAAGCCGACGCGCTTGCGCAGTTCCCGTAGTTCGGCCGCGCGGATGCCGTTGAGTTCCTTGCCTAGCACCTTCAGTGATCCACCGGTGACCTTCTCCAGGCCCACCATGGACCTACCAATGGTGGTCTTGCCGGAACCAGACTCACCCACCAGGCCGAACACTTCGCCCTTGTGGATCTGGAAGGACACACCTTTCACCGCGGTAAACGACGGCGCTCCGAGGCGACCCGGGTAGGTCACCTCCAAACCGTCTGCTTCCACCACGGGTGTGGTGATGCGCATCGCCTCGAGTTCCGCCGCCGGCGTGATCACGCTGAGCGACTTCGTGCCCAGTCGCGGCACCGCACCCAGGAGTTTCTTGGTGTAGTCCTCGCGCGGGTTGGCAAACAGTTCGCGCACCGGGGCGCGCTCAATGATCTTGCCGTGGTACATCACGGCCACCGAGTCAGCCAGGTCCGCGACCACACCCATGTTGTGGGTGATGATGATGATCGAGGTGCCGCGCTCGTCGCGAAGCTTGCGCAAGAGCTGCAGAATCTCCGCCTGCACGGTTACGTCCAGGGCGGTGGTTGGCTCGTCGGCAACGATGGTGTTCGCGCCGAGTTCCACCGCCATGGCGATCATGATGCGCTGCTTCTGACCACCCGAGAACTCGTGCGGGTAGCGGTTGATACGCTTCTCCGGCTCAGGGATACCAACCGCGCGAAGTGCTTCGACGCAACGTGCCTTGGCTTCCTTCTTCGAGATCTTCGGGTTGTGCGCCTTGAGCCCTTCCGCCATCTGCCACCAGATGGGGAACACCGGGTTCATTGCGCTCGACGGCTCCTGGAAGATCATGGACACGTCGCGCCCGCGCATCTTGCGCAGTTCGTCGTGGTTCATGACGGTGACGTCGTTGCCCTCAACGAGCACCGCGCCCTTGGACACGGCGGTGTCGCCGAGCAGGCCGAGCACGGATCGCGCGGTAACCGTCTTGCCGGAGCCGGACTCGCCGACCAGCGCAAGAATCTCACCCGGCTCGACCTCGAGGTTCACGCCCTTGACGGCGTGCACGAACCCAGCGTCGGTATTAAACCCGACGTGGAGGTCCTGAATGTCTACGCGGTTCATGCCGCTACCTCCTCAAACTGGTCGCCGTCTTTCGCTTTTGCTTTACGACGAACACGCAACCGCGGATCATTCAAATCATTCAACGACTCACCAACGAGTGTGATACCCAGCACCGCCAGCACGATGGCCAGGCCCGGGAACAGCGCAGTCCACCAGATGCCGGAGGTGACGTCCGAAACCGCACGGTTGAGGTCGTATCCCCACTCAGCGGCGGAGGTCGGCTCGATACCGAAACCGATAAAGCCCAGGCCCGCAAGGGTGAGGATGGCCTCCGACGCGTTAAGCGTGAAGATCAGCGGCAGGGTGCGGGTGGCGTTGCGGAAGATGTGCACCGCCATGATGCGCCAGTGGGATGCAC includes the following:
- the hutU gene encoding urocanate hydratase, which translates into the protein MAKNWSEGAREVRSPRGTEITAKSWQTEAPLRMLQNNLDPEVAERPDDLVVYGGTGRAARSWEAFDAIVDTLKDLESDETLLVQSGKPVGVWKTNEWAPRVLIANSNLVGDWANWEHFRELEDEGLMMYGQMTAGSWIYIATQGILQGTYETFAAVAKKRFNGTLAGTLTLTGGCGGMGGAQPLSVTLNGGACLIVDVDEGRLKRRQGKRYLDEVTTDLEEAIKLVTDAKNEKRALSVGLVGNASEVFPEMLRRHRAGEFTVDIVTDQTSAHDPLSYLPSEIPFADWHTEADADPTTFTKKAREAMAAQVQAMVEFQDEGAEVFDYGNSIRDEARKAGYSRAFEFPGFVPAYIRPLFCEGLGPFRWVALSGDPEDIKVTDQAIKEAFPDNEHLHRWLDAAEEYVEFEGLPARICWLGYGERAKAGVIFNNLVKEGKVKAPIVIGRDHLDSGSVASPYRETESMLDGTDAVADWPLLNAMTAVSGGATWVSIHHGGGVGMGRSIHTGQVTVADGTELAEAKLKAVLTNDPGMGVIRHVDAGYSRANEVAQERGVRIPMKFQARD
- the hutI gene encoding imidazolonepropionase, which gives rise to MSTFITGISELRTVSELGTIKNAALLIDDGVIAWVGPADEAPAEAANAAETVDVGGRAVLPGWVDSHSHMVFDGNRAEEFEARMAGESYAAGGIAVTMEATRSAGEERLDKLVAERVAAGHAGGTTTFETKTGYGLNVESEAEAARVAARHVDEVTFLGAHLVPPGADADEYIDEVVGPMLDAVKDHVQWIDVFCERGAFNEEQSRRVLEAGKKVGLGVRVHGNQLGQGPGVKLAVEMGAASVDHVNYLSDEDFELLAGSDTVATLLPACDLSTREDLAPGRKLIDAGATVAIASNLNPGTSFTSSMNFCVTTAVLQQYLTLDEAIEAATTGGAKALRRHNVGDGKDPQGRPAKGTLVPGAAADLHILDAENAINLAYRPGMPITWKTWVAGQKVYG
- a CDS encoding dipeptide ABC transporter ATP-binding protein, which gives rise to MNRVDIQDLHVGFNTDAGFVHAVKGVNLEVEPGEILALVGESGSGKTVTARSVLGLLGDTAVSKGAVLVEGNDVTVMNHDELRKMRGRDVSMIFQEPSSAMNPVFPIWWQMAEGLKAHNPKISKKEAKARCVEALRAVGIPEPEKRINRYPHEFSGGQKQRIMIAMAVELGANTIVADEPTTALDVTVQAEILQLLRKLRDERGTSIIIITHNMGVVADLADSVAVMYHGKIIERAPVRELFANPREDYTKKLLGAVPRLGTKSLSVITPAAELEAMRITTPVVEADGLEVTYPGRLGAPSFTAVKGVSFQIHKGEVFGLVGESGSGKTTIGRSMVGLEKVTGGSLKVLGKELNGIRAAELRELRKRVGFVFQDPATSFNPYFTVEECITEPLVVNSDVSAKERKQRAAELLEAVELPSSFASRYPHELSGGQRQRVSLARGLVLDPELLIADEPTSALDVSVQAVVLDLFQSLQRDLGFAALFISHDLAVVDMVSHTVGVLYHGDLVECGYGKDVMANPQQAYTQRLVGSLPVPDPVEQAARREALFASRAEGSV